The Streptomyces sp. NBC_00344 genome includes a window with the following:
- a CDS encoding type II toxin-antitoxin system VapB family antitoxin encodes MIFKRIGSGRPYPDHGRESTRQWADVAPRPVRLDQLVTTKGQLDLETLLAEDSTFYGDLFAHVVKWQGDLYLEDGLHRAVRAALQQRQVLHARVLEMG; translated from the coding sequence GTGATCTTCAAGCGCATCGGAAGCGGCCGGCCTTATCCCGACCACGGCCGGGAATCCACCCGGCAGTGGGCGGATGTCGCGCCGCGCCCGGTCCGGCTGGACCAGCTCGTGACCACCAAGGGCCAGCTGGACCTCGAGACCCTTCTCGCGGAGGACTCCACCTTCTACGGAGATCTCTTCGCGCACGTCGTGAAATGGCAGGGCGACCTCTATCTGGAGGACGGACTGCACCGGGCCGTGCGCGCCGCGCTGCAGCAACGACAGGTACTGCACGCCCGCGTGCTTGAAATGGGCTGA